CCTTTTGTTGACAAGCATTTTCCACACAAATCACATTTAAAAACCAGCCCTGCGTGAATATTAACCATATGATTTTTCAGACTTTCTTTGTGAAAGAAACGTTTGCCACATTTGGTGCAGCAATGTTGTCTCTCATCAGCATGAATCTTCATGTGCCGGATCAGATAGCGGTTCAAGGCGAAACATTGTCCACATGTGTCGCACATGTATGGTCTCTCTTCACTGTGCCTGAGTTGCAGATGCCTTTTCAGACTACGTGCCGTCGCCAAGCATTTTCCGCAAACGTTACATTTCAGATCCGACAACTCACTGGTTTCTTTCTTTGGCAGTCCTATTGGTCTCTCTTCACTGTGCCAATTTCGCAGATGCCTTCTCAGACCACTTGCTGTCGCAAAACATTTTATGCACACATCACATTTTAAATCAGGCAACGCCCCAGTTTCTTTCCTTGGCCGTCCTCTTCCTCGCTTTGATTTAAGAGGCTTTAACCCTGACAATCGTATTCTATTGTCCACATTTACCTGATCACTTTCACTGTTGTCACTGTCAGAGGGGGGGCTCATAGTCACTGGTTAATTCGGACTCACTGTAGCTCTCGCCATCAGATTTTGTCCGGTTCTCTACGGTTATATTGACAGAGTTCCACATAGACTCTTCAGCATCAGACTCCTGCAGCCCCAGATTGGCGCTCCATTCCTGCTCACAGTGCTGCTGCTCAGGGTTAACCTCCTCTTCAGTGAGAGTGAGCAGCTGGAGGTCTGGGGGTAAGGAGAAAGGATGAAATATGATGAaaagacgtaacatagtaaacctAAATCCGGGaggtttggtatggttacataagacagaaggctACTTGAggcaaaaaaaaataaaacaataaaggaatcgtctagcaacccaaagtttcgaatctcatcacagacaattTTAGCTAATTACCAACTTTtctactactttttagctacttagcatgttaggttaaactgttagggttagctaactcCAACCCTTAACACCTAGCCTAGTTATTAACATCAGCTTAGTCACATAGCTAACATTTACCACAAAAAAAATGGAATTCGTAACGTCATGcgttttgcaaatttgtaacatatcatacaaattaaAACATACCATAAAAAAACGTAAGTTATCATAATAATTGAAGTGTCTCTGATTAACGTAAAGAatcatatgaaatgctctgagaccaggctggTTAAAAACATGCATAATAGTCATTTCAGCGTGAATTAACTTGAATGCATGTACAATGGTATATCCTGAAACTGTAACTCTGCACACAGTATACAATATGCAATCAAAATGTGTGCTGCAACAGTAAAATACACATTAAAATTTAAGACAAAATGGCCTAAAATATAGAAAACGATTGACAATCACTTTGATTTTGATCACTTTTTGACCAGGTCAACTTAGAGGTGCTCTATctcctaaatgttttgtcatttagGTCCATAGTCATTTTCTGACCActcctgtttcagtatgatatgttagaTAAAAGACACCATGGGCAAATATATATGGAAagttttgttcaaatcaaaaaGTAATGGAAATAAAATGGAACGACCCTAAAACCACATTTCCTGACAATATTTCTGTCAAAATGATATATTGTAATTGCAGTATTATTGAGCAGATAAtaattggctagctagcagagctAACATCTCACATTTTCTTTTAGTCAGTAACGACAGTTGCACCcaaatatacaaaacattaggaacaccttcctaatattgagtagcACCCCCATTTGCCCTCAagacagcctcaattcatcagggcatggacaaGGATGCTGGCcgatgttgacttcaatgcttcccacagttgtcaagttggctttgggtggtggaccattcttgatatacaccGGAAACTGCTGAGCGTGAAAACACCGGAAACTGCtgagtgtgaaaaccccagcatcgttgcagttcttgattcactcaaaccagtgcacctggcacctactaccatacccgttcaaaggcacttcaatcttttgtcttgcccattcaccctctaaatagcacaatccatgtctcaattgtcaaggcttaaaaaatattatttttagcATATctactccccttcatctacactgattgaagtggatttaagtgacatcaataggggatcatagctttcacctggtcagtctgtcatggaaagagcaggtgttcctaatgttttgtacactgtatatTGGCACCGTTGCACCTTTCTTAGATAATTCCCCTAATTTTCACAAAAGCAGTTGGAGGGCACCCCTCAAACGTGAAAGAATTAGAGCAGTTTGCTTTTGAAGACTGGGACAGATTGCTATTAGAAAGGTGCAGCAAGCTCATGGATGGTTTTGAGAAGCCTTTGTCTGCAAGTTGTCTTCAATAGGGTCTGGCTACAGCAGATAACTTCTCAGGACACAGACGCTCTGAGGCATACGAGCTCAGACAGGTCGAATGTGCCAGAGAGGATGGTGTGTTACcgccaaagacagtacagtatgaacatAGGCAGAAACTGCTTCTACAATAGAAATCCCCGATCACGCTTGTAGGCAATGTCACGGCGATGTTGGCTAGCTTAGCTCATGCACAGAAACACGTAATCGAGTCTAACAATCGTCTCGCATGTGCAGGCCatcaaatcaaaggcactccttGGATATAAAGTTGTCAGTTTGCCACTTTCACAAGGTTGTAATAATAACATATTCAACTTCTTATGACATTGTCTCAAATGAATGTTGTGCCTTTAGATTGAGAGAATCAACAAAACAAGTATTTTTTTTACTTCGCTCATTGACTTCTCCAAACCTAAACGCCAGCCTAGTCTGCTTCGCAAGTGTTCCCAGAAGTCTCGAGATGTTGCGCCTCTGGGATTAGAAACTCGCCACCAACAGCAAGGGTGtgtactagctagctagtgtgTACTACAGCTAGTGTGTACACCAGCTAGCTAGTGTGTACTAGCCATAGAGACAGAGGACTCATCTTCATATACCGTCAAATGTAAATTAATAGCCCTTTATTTGCTTAAATCACCGAACAGGTGCTTATTAGAGACCGGCTTCTATTTGAACCAGGTGTCTATTTCCTTAACACAGCGTTTGCTCATTTGCAAAGTTAATTTTTTAAATTCCAGCATTCACTTTTTGTTGTACatttacccccttttctctccaatttcgtgaaatccaattggtagttagtcttgtccccatcactgcaactcccctatggactcgggagaggcaaaggtcactTCCAGCATTTTAATCCATTTCTTAATTTGCTGCACTGATGTGTTATCCTTTACACAGTGTTACGTTTGTTTTGTCTTAGTACGCCTCTATTTCAGAACAAACAAATTCCTTGACAGAATAATTATTCTCCTTTGACTGAGCATTTTTGGCAGTTTTTAGTTTCACCACTAGAAGGTGATCAGACGTACACCAGAAGTTGCTGACTGTTTTTGTGCTTGCCAGTTGtctagcagttctcagctgttagcagccaaGGGCTAATAAAAACAGAACGATAGCCATTTTTCCAGTCATTTCTTAATTACTCAATGTAACAAATTGAACATTTAAACCTCAAAACAATTCATTTAGACTTGGTGTTTATTTGAAACAGCTGTTTATTTGTTGAAATGTGTGCCATATTAAAAGGGACAGGCGGCTATATGAGACAGCGTTTAATCTAAGTTTTACAGTATGTACCATTTATAATGTCTGACAGCATGGGCAGTGCTAGTGAAGTAGTAAATTTTCTTCATGATTGGCTGATCCATCCTGATGACCTGGTTAGACATGACTCCAAAAGGGtcaccaggagggatcagccaatgaagttgAAAGTCCCACCCAGTCgactacattaaaatggtggTAGTCCTccatggcgctgcccatgctaatATGGCCTTTTGGCCTCTATCATTCTGTGTGTACTCTAGCCACAGATATAACAATGAGACACATATTTGGCGGTTCCACTCACCACCAAATATGGTGAGGAAGCCCACTTgtgggcagtgggagaagatggaacgaAATGGATTTTGGCCTAGattctgcacattttctcatcgatgaaacatttgatctcaatagtTTTCTGTTTCTAAAACTAAAATCTGAACAGAGTACAGACTAAAGTTTGTAGACTTTATCCTTTGCCAAAGTCTTTAAAAATATTTTGTTTAGAAGAAGAGCAAAGACGAATTGAGTTATTTGACAGGCGCACTTCAGAGTCGGCGTTTCCTAATGGAAATATGCAGATGGTGCTAGAACGCGCCAATAGGCTCTTGCTAGTTAGTGCTTAGCTCTGCCCCCTCCTCGCTTGTCCACTATGTctcatttgttcccattggaaacgacaggctgtggtctCTTGGTTTAGTTATACAAATCTTTGCTCGAGCTAGCTTCACAAGTAACAATGGTTAacgtaacgccctggaccagagacGAGGCGAGACGCCCAACTCTATGGAAAATCTCTTTCCATCCAGCAGATGGTTATGCATATTGATAGGATGAGCTTAGTAGCATAGCGTTTATCTTGATTGAATATAGGCGGTTGACGTTAACAACCCTCCTCGAATATTAAAAAAAGGAATACATTAATGAGAGAGCCCGCCGTGCCGTTTGTGGACAACGACTTCCATTGTTTGGGCGGAGAGATATTTTATCAGTATATCCAGTCTTTGGCACACTTGACACCCTTGAACAGAGCCACGGACTCATGCGACCAACAAACATCTGTAGGTGGCGCTCACACGTTCCATATGAGACGCTTGCGTTTTGATGTTCGCAGACCAGAAGGCTGTAACGTGCATAATCTAAAAACGGAATGCTTCTCGTTATTTTGGCCAAAAGCTATGCAACCAAGTACTAGCTCATGGGGTTCCAATCATTTGTTGCTATTTAAGCAGGAAATCGACACCTTGCAGCTTAAACGGGGGATGTTTATGTACGAGCCGGCGCCGAGGAACACGAGTCTGTCATCTGCATCCAATTGGAATGTATGTAGCAGGCTAATCTACGTAATAGGAATAATAGCGCCGTCTGCCGGACGGAATTGTAATTTGGCCGCAAATGTGTATGACTAGGCGAAATTATGTATTACTCAAAGCCCCTCAAATTTAAATGACTATAATTAGGCTACAATGTCAAATGAATGTCAAATAGAGAGACGTAGTCACAAACCTGCTAATCTATGCAACTTTATCTCTGGTTTGAAAACCAAATCCAGCAGTCTTCGTAGACGTGCATTCGCCCGTTTCAAACGGGAGATTTCTTCCTGGTGCTCTGCGATCGTTTTTTTTACTAACACGGATATCTCCAAAGGAACTGCTGTTAATTTTTCGTTGAGAAATACATTGATCTGCTGTAGTTTAGACATTTTAGGGAGGAAAGGGATAGTTGAGAGAATGTATTGTTATTTTGCTGTCACTACGGATCCGTGTTTAAGGAACAGGAAATTAGGTGCTACTTCTTCTTTACATTTGTATTGCGGATCGCAACCAACTGAAAGGTGCATACACTGCCActtactgtactggagtgtgaggccgGTCCCAGCCTACCTACCCCCACTTACTTACTGTATGTTACCCATTAACTCCTGTATTTCTAATCAAATAAAGCCCCGATCTAAATCATAGCGTAAacaatgctcaacagtttcctctACCATACACATTCCAATATCATGTTTTCATATACATTTTAAAgaagttaaatcaaatcaaaacacatttttattggtcacctacacatggttagcaggtgttattgcaagtgtagcgaaatgcttgtgcttctagttccaacagtgcagcaatatctaacaattccacaacgaCTACCTAATATatacaaatctaagtaaaggaataagaatgcataaatatatggatgagcaatgatcGAGCggtataggcaagatgcaatagatggtataaaatacagtatacacatatgagatgagaaatgcaagatatgtaaacattattaaaattacattattaaagtgactagtgatccatttcaagtctgtatgtaggcagcagtctcactgtgctagtgatggctgtttaacagtctgatggccttgagatataagctatTTTTCAGTTTCTCTGCCCCGGCTTTGATgcccctgtactgaccttgccttctggatggtagcggggtgaacaggcagtggctcgggtggttgttgtccttgatgatctttttggccttcctgtgacatcgggttctgtaggtgtcctggagggcaggtagtttctgGCCTTCCTGTACGACCTATTCTCATCCTGCTCAACACAACTTTCTCCCTTTTGTTACCATTATACAACATTTACCATATAGGGAATTAAAAACAGAAGATACAGCCAAAGTTCATTACCAGTTAATTCATCCCCTGCAACCTTTTGGGGGTCTCTTTTTCAAATCAAGATGAGCATAGCTCTAGATTAAATATgtatactgtaaaaaaaaaaaacgtttttttttttaaacaggccAGAGACGTGGAGAAAAATGAACCGGTTTAAGATCTGATCTGTCTACGCAACCTGACTGAATTTCACCTCCCTGTTGTCCTGCATTTTATGTTCTACGGTTCCTCTCACCTCTTATCTGGCAATAGATTACCActgtatgagtcataatacccataacactagaggtcaaacagggaaatggttccattCATGTTACACCATtcattttcccataggggattttagaaacacttaaaagaAGGGCTGtttttcgtgtaggcttaccaaGGCAGATATGAGTGTTAATCAATGTTTGATTCGTTTTCCAATTCTTTGTAggtctgtgtgatctgtgggaaatatgtatctctaatacatttggcaggaggttaggaagtgcagctcagtttccacctcattttgtgggcagtgtgcacataggcagacctggctctcagaagacaggctatggcggcctctcaatagcaaggctatgctcactgagtctgtatagTCAAGGATTTTCTTAATTTTGTGACAGTCACGTGGTCAGGTATAGctgatatggctgggacaatgctggggggaaAGGCCAAAACAAATATACAGACAAtaccttcatcaaacaacactgtttcatgacTCAttagtgacatggcaggagatgttttgaaacaattactgagccgcatacaagccagtgaatgtgttacagctggatgagtcaacagacgtggcaggcctggcacagctactggtatatgtccattacTTTTATGGGTGGTCAATTAAGGAAGATATCCtcttctggaaaccaggacaacatgagaggatatttgtttcagtactggacagctttgtgacatcaaatggactttggtagCCAAgttgtgttggtatctgtactgatggcgaaaagccatgacagggagacatgttGGAGTGGTAACGTGCTTCCgacaccacttgggtacactgcagaatCTACCAAGATGCTCTtactgccaagggaatgcctgacagcttgaaagacgttttggacagtACAGTGATACAAtaatatgggcagcgaccatgtaatgcttttacaacactgcatcgcagtgctagctgtgacaCTAGAGATTCTgagtttgagtccaggctctgagacccatggggcggcgcacaattggcccagcgtcgtcctggagGAGGTtaggagggtttggccagcagggatgtctttgtcccatcgcgcactagcgactcctgtggcggtccgggagcagtgcacgctgacacggttgtcgggtgtacggtgtttcctccgacacattggtgcggctggcttccgggttaagcgtgcattgtgtcaagaagcagggcggcttggttgggttgtttcGGAGGACGCTTGGCTCTCAATCTTCGCTTCCCAGTCTGTACGGGAGTTACAGCGATGGGACAAAACTGTAActgacaattggataccacagaattggggagaaagggggatTTTTTAAAAGGgtactggttatcaaggggcaaagtattgacacttttttttttttatgtaaaaaaaaaaatttgagaGACTTTACTGACcgtaattttcacttgtctgaccgcttgtatgatgacgagtttctcacatgactggcctatctggttgatgtttttttctcacctgaatgatctgaatctaggattacagggactctctgcaactatattcaatgtgctggacaaaattgaggctatgattaagaagtt
This genomic window from Oncorhynchus gorbuscha isolate QuinsamMale2020 ecotype Even-year linkage group LG07, OgorEven_v1.0, whole genome shotgun sequence contains:
- the LOC124039749 gene encoding oocyte zinc finger protein XlCOF19-like, with product MSPPSDSDNSESDQVNVDNRIRLSGLKPLKSKRGRGRPRKETGALPDLKCDVCIKCFATASGLRRHLRNWHSEERPIGLPKKETSELSDLKCNVCGKCLATARSLKRHLQLRHSEERPYMCDTCGQCFALNRYLIRHMKIHADERQHCCTKCGKRFFHKESLKNHMVNIHAGLVFKCDLCGKCLSTKGRLKLHRQNHTGEKSHPCKECDKAFDCESGLIKHMRTHTGEKPFQCKECGKCFGEKGSLTKHMMTHTQEKPHRCNECGRCFNLKGNLTVHMRTHTGEGVQCHLCGTYLKLASSLKRHLRTHRINIHKD